A genomic region of Cannabis sativa cultivar Pink pepper isolate KNU-18-1 chromosome 1, ASM2916894v1, whole genome shotgun sequence contains the following coding sequences:
- the LOC133037407 gene encoding uncharacterized protein LOC133037407, with protein sequence MATEGGQEVQSPLTVLPSMGIEDLRVNHMFKNKEELKSALSRIAIKKHFQYKVKRSCSLTFWAKCIDENCEWYLRARSSKTSSYFRVIKYKKFHSCSLNHKSTDNRQASAKVISDCIKEKIRDPKTNYKTRQIINDMRDEYGVQVKYNKAWRAKELAKNNVRGSYEESYAELPAYLHMLKLSNPGTITRIEKDDDNRFKYMFLAFGCSLDGWKHCRPVVVVDGTFLKTKCGGTLYAACAKDGNNQIFPLAFGIGDSENDKAWKWFFKRLKEAIGEREEMCIISDRHISIKNAIAEVFPGIYHGICAYHLKQNLRSRFRGVHVQATFEIAARSYSVPEYDSAMAELRNINPEITTYLLEADPKRWARSFFPKRRYNIMTSNISESINSAIEHARDLPITPLVEALREMVQDWFSRRKEAATCQFFDVTKWANDVMESKLDQAFRMKVDKIDMFKYQVTYGDTTFIVDLTENSCSCKEFQLEGIPCAHAIAAIDANHFDKYKFCSEWYSKSVLLETYAGSVNPLPNKEDWNTPDEIKEDRIKPPEFKVKPGRPKKRRGEGIGDYAKRGRRTMTCGNSKILDHNKKSYNHTANQF encoded by the exons ATGGCTACTGAAGGAGGACAAGAAGTTCAATCACCTCTAACTGTCTTGCCAAGTATGGGCATTGAAGACCTAAGAGTGAATCATATGTTCAAGAACAAAGAAGAGTTGAAATCTGCTCTTTCGAGGATTGCTATCAAGAAGCACTTCCAATACAAGGTTAAGAGATCATGTTCGCTGACATTTTGGGCAAAATGCATAGATGAAAATTGTGAGTGGTACCTCCGCGCTAGAAGCTCTAAAACATCAAGCTACTTCAGAGTTATCAAGTACAAAAAATTTCACTCATGCTCCTTAAATCACAAAAGTACTGATAATAGACAGGCTAGTGCAAAAGTAATCAGTGATTGCATCAAAGAAAAGATTCGTGACCCGAAAACAAACTACAAAACAAGACAAATAATAAATGACATGCGAGATGAGTATGGAGTGCAGGTAAAATATAACAAAGCATGGAGGGCAAAGGAACTAGCAAAGAATAATGTCAGAGGATCATATGAAGAGAGTTATGCTGAGTTACCTGCGTACTTACATATGCTGAAATTGTCCAACCCAGGAACCATCACAAGAATTGAGAAAGATGATGACAATAG GTTTAAATATATGTTTCTGGCTTTTGGTTGCTCGTTGGATGGATGGAAACATTGCAGACCTGTTGTAGTGGTTGACGGaacttttttaaaaacaaaatgtgGAGGAACGTTATATGCAGCTTGCGCTAAAGATGGAAATAACCAAATCTTTCCTCTTGCCTTTGGAATTGGAGACTCTGAGAATGACAAAGCGTGGAAATGGTTTTTCAAAAGGCTTAAAGAAGCAATAGGTGAACGAGAAGAGATGTGCATAATATCTGATAGGCACATCAGCATAAAGAACGCGATTGCAGAAGTCTTTCCAGGAATATACCATGGGATATGTGCTTACCATTTGAAGCAGAACTTAAGGAGTAGGTTTAGGGGTGTGCACGTGCAAGCCACATTTGAAATTGCTGCTAGAAGTTATTCAGTTCCAGAGTATGATTCTGCTATGGCTGAGTTGCGCAACATCAATCCTGAAATTACTACATACTTATTGGAAGCAGATCCAAAAAGGTGGGCTAGATCGTTCTTTCCGAAAAGAAGATATAATATTATGACCAGCAATATTTCTGAGTCAATAAATTCTGCCATTGAACATGCAAGAGACCTACCTATAACTCCATTAGTAGAAGCTCTTAGAGAAATGGTACAAGATTGGTTCTCAAGACGAAAAGAGGCAGCTACATGCCAATTTTTTGACGTGACAAAATGGGCAAATGACGTAATGGAGAGCAAACTTGATCAAGCATTTCGAATGAAA GTTGATAAAATAGATATGTTCAAATATCAAGTCACCTATGGTGACACAACCTTCATTGTTGATCTGACTGAAAACTCATGCTCTTGCAAGGAATTCCAACTAGAGGGAATTCCATGTGCTCACGCCATTGCAGCAATCGATGCGAATCATTTTGATAAATACAAGTTTTGCTCTGAGTGGTATAGCAAATCTGTTTTGTTGGAAACATATGCAGGTTCAGTTAACCCTCTTCCAAATAAAGAGGATTGGAACACCCCAGATGAAATTAAAGAAGACCGCATCAAGCCTCCTGAATTCAAAGTTAAACCAGGACGTCCTAAGAAAAGAAGAGGAGAAGGAATTGGAGATTATGCCAAGCGTGGTCGACGAACAATGACATGTGGAAATAGTAAAATATTGGACCACAATAAAAAGAGTTACAACCACACAGCCAACCAATTCTAA
- the LOC115712369 gene encoding uncharacterized protein LOC115712369 produces the protein MTKVSPMKKARRASSSRHRGGKKNVVFQDVGPEKFSSDDSRIHVTCHWHGFNCIKEFLSDLQLQKLRESCFGYLFDLDESLKPAQMIMHSLLLHQECNSNGNELQLSFNSNKVKFSIVEFGIITGLNCNEFPPDSDIIEHPNRLLNKYFSGNESISRKELAECLMKTRIDDDDDVVKLTKVFIVQNILQSKRGQCHVDNFVMKLVDDEQMFEKYPWGRRSFNDTVNSLSTVLNRRKTGYEICGFPLAFQVWGFEILPSLGSSFAIKVGNNIPKILNWKMTNLQRSSRLKTIWKEVFGKNKITCVPLAPVDDNRSTTAEQIGLNHDSSSPRMNDRRTNLQKEIEVNHHSSSLKMNKDEHTILLKDLMKESASLKALNVEIREENVEIKKENAEIREKITEITNENCGLKDEIAAVRKQVDVFMQYFTDLLELKTSFKNIEKLVLWLAENGGAEKRTCGEKENAKESGEDLVFLNESKNTFSRRNFHECTNELKSSNTVFSSPDCHPNVAEILQDSNVKIHQMKEGQQDKEANEGSRSMDHVNDEDKEVVEANKSGKAIIESDDDIPTFNLLSQSFSENENEPLCETLKVLRSKRKRKTTLSRYLISPFEPLNKPKGAR, from the exons ATGACGAAAGTATCACCTATGAAGAAAGCGCGAAGAGCTTCATCAAGTCGTCATCGTGGTGGAAAAAAGAATGTTGTTTTtcag GATGTAGGTCCTGAAAAATTTTCTTCTGATGATTCTCGCATCCATGTTACATGTCATTGGCACGGTTTTAATTGTATAAAAGAGTTTCTAAGCGATTTACAGCTACAAAAGTTGAGAGAGTCATGTTTTGGGTATCTTTTTGATTTGGATGAATCTCTCAAACCAGCACAAATGATTATGCACTCTCTCTTACTTCatcaagagtgcaattctaatgGGAATGAGCTTCAATTAAGTTTTAACAGCAACAAAGTGAAGTTCAGTATTGTTGAGTTTGGCATCATTACAGGGTTGAATTGCAATGAATTTCCCCCAGATTCTGATATCATTGAGCACCCAAATCGATTACTCAACAAGTACTTTTCTGGCAATGAATCCATTAGCAGAAAAGAGTTGGCAGAATGTCTTATGAAAACCCgaattgatgatgatgatgatgttgtaaAATTGACGAAGGTTTTCATTGTGCAGAATATTTTACAAAGTAAGCGTGGCCAATGTCATGTAGACAATTTTGTTATGAAGTTGGTTGATGATGAACAAATGTTTGAAAAGTATCCTTGGGGTCGTCGTTCTTTCAATGACACAGTTAACAGTCTTTCTACTGTTTTGAATCGCCGAAAAACGGGATATGAGATATGTGGATTCCCGTTAGCTTTTCAAGTTTGGGGCTTTGAAATTCTTCCAAGTTTAGGTTCATCTTTTGCAATTAAGGTTGGAAATAACATTCCTAAAATTTTAAACTGGAAGATGACCAACTTGCAGCGTAGCTCACGCTTGAAAACAATTTGGAAAGAAGTTTTCGGAAAAAATAAG ATTACTTGTGTTCCTTTGGCTCCTGTGGATGATAATAGAAGTACAACCGCTGAGCAAATTGGATTAAATCACGACTCTTCTAGTCCAAGAATGAATGATAGAAGGACAAATTTGCAAAAAGAGATTGAAGTAAATCATCATTCTTCTAGTCtaaaaatgaataaagatgAACACACCATTTTGTTAAag GATTTAATGAAAGAGAGTGCTTCTCTTAAAGCATTAAATGTTGAGATTAGAGAAGAAAATGTCgaaattaagaaagaaaatgctGAAATCAGAGAAAAAATTACTGAAATAACAAACGAGAATTGTGGATTAAAAGATGAAATAGCTGCCGTGAGAAAACAAGTTGATGTGTTCATGCAATATTTTACAGATCTTCTCGAGTTGAAGAcaagtttcaaaaatattgaGAAACTTGTATTATGGTTAGCGGAGAATGGTGGTGCAGAGAAGAGAACTTGTGGAGAAAAAGAGAATGCTAAAGAAAGCGGCGAAGATCTTGTCTTTTTGAATGAAAGTAAAAACACTTTTTCCCGAAGGAATTTTCACGAGTGCACAAATGAATTGAAATCTAGTAATACTGTTTTTAGCAGTCCAGATTGTCATCCTAATGTTGCAGAGATTTTACAG GATTCTAATGTAAAAATTCATCAAATGAAAGAAGGACAACAAGACAAGGAAGCAAATGAGGGATCTAGAAGCATGGATCATGTCAATGATGAAGATAAAGAAGTTGTAGAGGCAAACAAAAGTGGAAAAGCAATAATTGAGAGCGATGATGATATTCCAACCTTCAATCTTTTATCTCAATCATTTTCGGAAAATGAAAATGAGCCGTTGTGTGAAACATTGAAGGTGTTACGTAGTAAAAGAAAGAGGAAGACAACCTTAAGCCGCTATCTTATTTCTCCATTTGAGCCATTGAATAAACCAAAGGGCGCAAGATAA